In a single window of the Raphanus sativus cultivar WK10039 chromosome 9, ASM80110v3, whole genome shotgun sequence genome:
- the LOC108825755 gene encoding NDR1/HIN1-like protein 12, with amino-acid sequence MGEGEAKAEQAAKEDHKNAPSASSTPESCSKDSEGGGGGGGDALRAICGAIFTVLVLLGIIALILWLVYRPHKPRLTVVGAAIYDLNFTTPPLISTSVQFSVMARNPNRRVSIRYDKLSMYVTYRDQIITPPLPLPPLRMGHKSTVVIAPVLGGDGIPVSPEVADGLKSDEASGVVRMRVVVIGRLRWKAGAIKTGRYGFYATCDVWMRFNRSSNGQVPLLAPSTCKVDV; translated from the coding sequence ATGGGAGAAGGAGAGGCAAAAGCTGAGCAAGCAGCCAAAGAAGATCACAAGAATGCTCCCTCCGCTTCTTCCACGCCGGAGTCTTGCTCCAAAGACAgcgaaggaggaggaggcggaggaggagatGCTCTCCGCGCAATCTGCGGTGCCATCTTCACCGTCCTCGTCTTACTAGGAATCATCGCGTTAATCCTCTGGCTCGTCTACCGTCCACACAAGCCACGTCTCACCGTCGTCGGAGCCGCGATCTACGACCTCAACTTCACTACGCCGCCGTTGATCTCAACCTCCGTTCAGTTCTCCGTCATGGCGCGAAACCCGAACCGGAGAGTCTCCATTCGCTACGACAAGCTCTCCATGTACGTTACGTACAGAGATCAGATCATAACGCCGCCGCTTCCGCTTCCGCCGCTTCGTATGGGACATAAGTCTACGGTGGTGATAGCTCCGGTGTTGGGCGGCGACGGGATACCGGTTTCGCCCGAAGTGGCGGATGGACTGAAGAGTGATGAAGCAAGCGGCGTCGTGAGGATGAGAGTGGTGGTTATAGGGAGGCTACGTTGGAAAGCCGGTGCGATTAAGACTGGACGGTATGGATTTTATGCCACGTGTGATGTGTGGATGAGATTTAACCGATCTTCTAATGGTCAAGTTCCTCTTCTAGCTCCTTCAACTTGTAAAGTTGATGTCTAG
- the LOC108824141 gene encoding WAT1-related protein At4g01440, translated as MGYCDGKWTPVIIMITINSALGLGNALVKKVLDGGVNHMVIATYRLAISTLFLAPIAFFWERTTRPKLTLNILVQLFFSALVGASLTQYFFLLGLSYTSATLACAFISMTPAVTFVLSLVFRVEKLNMKSKAGIGMVMGTLICIGGALLLTMYKGVPLTKFHKLETHPSTDNKPALKPENWIIGCVLLFAGSSCFGSWMLIQSKVNDKYPCQYSSTVILSFFGTIQCALLSLIKSRDITTWILTDKLDIMTVVYAGAVAQGICTVGTSWCIRKRGPIFTSIFTPVGLVFATLFDFSILHRQICIGSVIGSGIVIFGLYIFLLGKVRQMKEECAKKLPSHFGEEETKDDEQYKKGHLMVVPMTP; from the exons ATGGGTTACTGCGATGGTAAGTGGACGCCGGTAATTATTATGATTACGATTAATTCAGCGCTAGGTTTAGGTAACGCTCTGGTCAAAAAGGTACTCGATGGTGGTGTTAATCATATGGTTATAGCAACATACCGGCTCGCTATTTCCACCTTGTTTTTGGCACCAATAGCATTTTTTTGGGAACG GACAACAAGACCGAAACTTACGCTCAACATCTTGGTTCAGCTTttcttcagtgctcttgttgg GGCAAGTTTGACTCAGTATTTCTTCCTACTGGGACTATCGTACACATCTGCTACGTTAGCATGTGCTTTTATTAGCATGACACCTGCGGTTACGTTCGTTTTATCTTTAGTATTCag GGTAGAGAAACTAAACATGAAAAGCAAAGCAGGTATAGGGATGGTGATGGGCACTTTGATATGCATTGGAGGAGCTTTATTACTAACAATGTACAAAGGTGTTCCCTTGACAAAATTTCACAAACTAGAAACCCATCCATCGACCGACAATAAACCCGCATTGAAACCTGAGAATTGGATCATTGGATGCGTGCTTCTCTTTGCGGGTAGTAGCTGTTTCGGGTCGTGGATGCTAATACAATCCAAAGTAAACGACAAATACCCTTGTCAATACTCAAGCACCGTCATACTATCTTTTTTCGGAACCATCCAATGCGCACTACTAAGCCTCATCAAATCAAGAGATATCACGACTTGGATCCTCACAGATAAACTCGATATCATGACCGTTGTTTATGCA GGAGCGGTAGCACAAGGAATATGTACAGTGGGAACATCTTGGTGCATCAGAAAGAGAGGACCGATCTTTACTTCAATATTTACTCCGGTGGGGCTTGTCTTTGCAACCCTATTTGATTTCTCGATCCTTCATCGTCAAATTTGTATTGGAAG TGTTATCGGATCTGGGATTGTTATCTTCGGACTATACATATTCTTGTTGGGAAAGGTAAGGCAAATGAAAGAAGAGTGTGCAAAGAAGTTGCCTTCTCATTTTGgtgaagaagaaaccaaagacgATGAACAATACAAAAAGGGTCATCTTATGGTTGTTCCAATGACTCCTTGA
- the LOC108840392 gene encoding uncharacterized protein LOC108840392 isoform X1, whose protein sequence is MASSSQNNFDEAFDDAFEDTFDEAFDDGFDQAFEHLTIHLDQEERRQKRKKRAYIERHREEGHIRLWNDYFSETPTYLPNLFRRRFRMNKSLFMHIVDRLSNEVQYFRETHDALGRKSLSPLQKCTAAIRVLAYGSAADTVDEYLRLGSSTTRLCVENFVDGIINLFGEEYLRRPTEADLQRLLYVAECRGFPGMIGSIDCIHWEWKNCPSAWKGQYARGSGKPTIVLEAVASFDLWIWHAFFGLPGTLNDINVLDRSPVFDDIINGQAPNVTFYVNGRQYDMAYYLTDGIYPKWATFIQSIPLPQGPKAVLFAQWQEAYRKDVERAFGVLQARFAIVKNPVLFWDRVKIGKIMRACIILHNMIVQDERDGYTPQDDSEWREREDPDDTFSTAPSTVGTMINVEITIRDRQLHQRLKDDLVQHIWRRCGRDEGNN, encoded by the coding sequence atggcttcttcttctcaaaataattttgatgaaGCTTTTGATGATGCTTTTGAAGATACTTTTGATGAAGCTTTTGATGATGGTTTTGATCAAGCCTTTGAGCATTTAACCATTCATCTTGATCAAGAAGAACgaagacaaaaaagaaaaaaacgagcTTATATTGAAAGACATCGTGAAGAAGGACATATTCGTTTATGGAACGATTATTTCAGTGAAACTCCAACATATCTTCCTAATTTATTCCGACGACGTTTTAGAATGAACAAGTCATTGTTCATGCACATTGTTGATCGACTCTCCAATGAAGTTCAATATTTTCGGGAAACACATGATGCTCTCGGAAGGAAAAGTCTCTCTCCACTACAAAAGTGTACCGCCGCCATTCGTGTCTTGGCGTATGGTTCTGCAGCTGATACCGTCGACGAATACCTCCGGCTCGGTTCGTCAACAACTCGGTTATGTGTTGAAAACTTTGTGGATGGAATAATAAATTTGTTCGGCGAAGAGTACTTAAGAAGACCAACAGAGGCTGATCTTCAACGTCTACTTTATGTTGCAGAGTGTCGTGGGTTTCCGGGGATGATAGGAAGCATCGATTGTATAcattgggagtggaagaatTGTCCCAGTGCTTGGAAAGGGCAATATGCTCGTGGTTCGGGTAAACCAACAATTGTTTTAGAGGCAGTTGCTTCATTCGATCTCTGGATATGGCATGCGTTTTTTGGACTTCCAGGTACATTAAATGATATCAATGTTCTTGATCGTTCACCGGTTTTTGATGACATAATAAACGGGCAAGCTCCGAATGTTACTTTCTATGTCAATGGAAGGCAATATGATATGGCTTACTATCTTACCGATGGTATATATCCGAAATGGGCAACTTTTATCCAATCTATTCCTCTACCACAAGGACCCAAAGCAGTTCTATTTGCTCAATGGCAAGAAGCTTACCGAAAAGATGTCGAGCGTGCTTTTGGAGTCTTGCAAGCTCGTTTTGCCATTGTTAAAAATCCAGTCTTGTTTTGGGATAGAGTCAAAATTGGAAAGATAATGCGAGCATGTATCATACTCCACAATATGATAGTACAAGACGAACGAGATGGATACACTCCACAAGATGATTCAGAgtggagagaaagagaagaccCCGATGACACGTTTTCTACAGCCCCTTCAACTGTCGGAACAATGATTAATGTTGAAATAACAATTCGTGATAGACAGTTGCATCAACGACTCAAAGATGATTTGGTTCAACATATATGGCGTAGATGTGGACGTGATGAAGGCAACAACTGA
- the LOC108824104 gene encoding uncharacterized protein LOC108824104 — protein sequence MSRPIPIEEMVRLFKSRHRTSHLFKIDNFSLFKKYKIEKVYSSVFDLGGHKWRLRVYPNGSNRMKARGHVSIFLTNQASVNVKIEYEVFVVSQLEQIWESSGHKVFGTYSEPVSKGSPKLISLVDLKRNGFLIGDCCMCGVKLHGIEPSASGTAECFSLIEKPPNHKVTWMMTRFSSFDPEKVHHSHEFVVGNRKWRIQVHPRGFEEEKDESFSVYLIGEGFINNAPNTETYAKFKLRVLDQVNRNHVEKTCSGGLETSKGFADFMCLTKLVEPYLVNDKLYVGVDFEVVSVATYC from the exons ATGTCGCGACCAATACCTATTGAAG AAATGGTGAGATTGTTCAAATCACGTCACAGAACAAGTCACTTGTTCAAGATAGACAACTTCTCGTTattcaaaaaatacaaaatcgAGAAGGTCTATTCCTCGGTTTTTGATCTCGGTGGTCACAAATG GAGACTTCGTGTGTATCCAAATGGGAGTAATCGTATGAAAGCAAGGGGTCATGTTTCTATCTTCTTAACGAATCAAGCTTCGGTAAATGTAAAGATCGAATATGAGGTCTTTGTCGTCAGTCAACTAGAGCAGATATGGGAATCTTCtg GCCACAAAGTATTTGGTACCTATTCTGAACCGGTTAGCAAGGGGAGTCCAAAACTTATATCTCTTGTTGATCTTAAGAGGAACGGGTTCCTTATTGGAGATTGTTGTATGTGTGGTGTCAAGCTTCATGGGATTGAACCTTCTGCTTCCGGAACAGCGGAATGTTTTAGCTTAATTGAGAAACCTCCCAACCACAAAGTCACTTGGATGATGACCAGGTTCTCGTCTTTCGATCCTGAGAAGGTTCATCATTCTCATGAATTTGTCGTTGGAAACAGGAAATG GAGAATTCAAGTTCATCCAAGAGGGTTTGAGGAAGAAAAAGACGAATCATTTTCTGTGTATCTAATAGGAGAAGGGTTCATCAACAACGCGCCAAATACAGAGACTTACGCGAAATTTAAGCTGAGGGTATTGGATCAAGTTAACCGCAATCATGTTGAGAAAACAT GTTCGGGTGGGTTGGAGACATCTAAAGGCTTTGCAGACTTCATGTGTCTGACGAAACTTGTTGAACCTTATCTGGTGAATGATAAACTGTATGTGGGAGTTGATTTTGAAGTCGTTTCTGTGGCTACATATTGCTAA
- the LOC108840392 gene encoding uncharacterized protein LOC108840392 isoform X2, translating to MASSSQNNFDEAFDDAFEDTFDEAFDDGFDQAFEHLTIHLDQEERRQKRKKRAYIERHREEGHIRLWNDYFSETPTYLPNLFRRRFRMNKSLFMHIVDRLSNEVQYFRETHDALGRKSLSPLQKCTAAIRVLAYGSAADTVDEYLRLECRGFPGMIGSIDCIHWEWKNCPSAWKGQYARGSGKPTIVLEAVASFDLWIWHAFFGLPGTLNDINVLDRSPVFDDIINGQAPNVTFYVNGRQYDMAYYLTDGIYPKWATFIQSIPLPQGPKAVLFAQWQEAYRKDVERAFGVLQARFAIVKNPVLFWDRVKIGKIMRACIILHNMIVQDERDGYTPQDDSEWREREDPDDTFSTAPSTVGTMINVEITIRDRQLHQRLKDDLVQHIWRRCGRDEGNN from the exons atggcttcttcttctcaaaataattttgatgaaGCTTTTGATGATGCTTTTGAAGATACTTTTGATGAAGCTTTTGATGATGGTTTTGATCAAGCCTTTGAGCATTTAACCATTCATCTTGATCAAGAAGAACgaagacaaaaaagaaaaaaacgagcTTATATTGAAAGACATCGTGAAGAAGGACATATTCGTTTATGGAACGATTATTTCAGTGAAACTCCAACATATCTTCCTAATTTATTCCGACGACGTTTTAGAATGAACAAGTCATTGTTCATGCACATTGTTGATCGACTCTCCAATGAAGTTCAATATTTTCGGGAAACACATGATGCTCTCGGAAGGAAAAGTCTCTCTCCACTACAAAAGTGTACCGCCGCCATTCGTGTCTTGGCGTATGGTTCTGCAGCTGATACCGTCGACGAATACCTCCGGCTCG AGTGTCGTGGGTTTCCGGGGATGATAGGAAGCATCGATTGTATAcattgggagtggaagaatTGTCCCAGTGCTTGGAAAGGGCAATATGCTCGTGGTTCGGGTAAACCAACAATTGTTTTAGAGGCAGTTGCTTCATTCGATCTCTGGATATGGCATGCGTTTTTTGGACTTCCAGGTACATTAAATGATATCAATGTTCTTGATCGTTCACCGGTTTTTGATGACATAATAAACGGGCAAGCTCCGAATGTTACTTTCTATGTCAATGGAAGGCAATATGATATGGCTTACTATCTTACCGATGGTATATATCCGAAATGGGCAACTTTTATCCAATCTATTCCTCTACCACAAGGACCCAAAGCAGTTCTATTTGCTCAATGGCAAGAAGCTTACCGAAAAGATGTCGAGCGTGCTTTTGGAGTCTTGCAAGCTCGTTTTGCCATTGTTAAAAATCCAGTCTTGTTTTGGGATAGAGTCAAAATTGGAAAGATAATGCGAGCATGTATCATACTCCACAATATGATAGTACAAGACGAACGAGATGGATACACTCCACAAGATGATTCAGAgtggagagaaagagaagaccCCGATGACACGTTTTCTACAGCCCCTTCAACTGTCGGAACAATGATTAATGTTGAAATAACAATTCGTGATAGACAGTTGCATCAACGACTCAAAGATGATTTGGTTCAACATATATGGCGTAGATGTGGACGTGATGAAGGCAACAACTGA
- the LOC108840392 gene encoding glutathione S-transferase T3-like isoform X5, with amino-acid sequence MWTPVEDIVLISGWLNTSKDPVVANEQRQGAFWKRIAAYFAASPKIAAGAHRSEGNCKQRWHKINDQVNKFCGAFEAATRGKTSGQNENDVLNKAHEKFFNLYGKKFLLEHAWKELRYDQKWCAVPTDKGAGSSKKRKLDDGSASESSPALDTMNVEERPPGVKAAKAKLKKKNVDLKETLSKFEGMWEIKQKDLVSKERVTTKRLLESLLAKKEALDESEVALKKKLIDELLLN; translated from the coding sequence ATGTGGACGCCTGTTGAAGATATTGTGCTCATCAGCGGCTGGCTTAATACAAGCAAAGATCCAGTGGTGGCAAATGAGCAACGGCAAGGGGCATTCTGGAAAAGGATAGCCGCTTACTTTGCGGCAAGTCCCAAGATTGCAGCCGGTGCACACCGATCAGAAGGAAACTGCAAGCAGCGTTGGCACAAGATCAACGATCAAGTGAACAAGTTCTGTGGGGCTTTTGAAGCAGCAACTAGAGGGAAGACTAGTGGACAAAATGAAAATGATGTTCTCAACAAAGCTCATGAGAAATTCTTCAACCTCTACGGGAAAAAATTTCTTCTTGAGCATGCTTGGAAGGAGCTTCGGTATGATCAAAAATGGTGTGCCGTTCCTACAGATAAAGGAGCTGGAAGCAGTAAAAAGAGGAAGTTAGACGATGGTTCTGCGTCTGAGAGTTCACCGGCACTTGACACAATGAATGTGGAGGAGCGTCCCCCGGGTGTTAAGGCAGCAAAAGCgaagctcaagaagaagaaTGTGGACTTGAAGGAAACGCTTTCAAAGTTTGAGGGTATGTGGGAAATAAAACAGAAAGACTTGGTCTCCAAGGAAAGGGTAACAACAAAGCGGTTACTTGAGAGCTTACTTGCAAAGAAAGAAGCTTTAGATGAGTCCGAAGTTGCTCTAAAGAAAAAGCTCATAGATGAGTTGTTGTTGAACTAG
- the LOC108840392 gene encoding uncharacterized protein LOC108840392 isoform X4, translated as MKFNIFGKHMMLSEGKVSLHYKSVPPPFVSWRMVLQLIPSTNTSGSVRQQLECRGFPGMIGSIDCIHWEWKNCPSAWKGQYARGSGKPTIVLEAVASFDLWIWHAFFGLPGTLNDINVLDRSPVFDDIINGQAPNVTFYVNGRQYDMAYYLTDGIYPKWATFIQSIPLPQGPKAVLFAQWQEAYRKDVERAFGVLQARFAIVKNPVLFWDRVKIGKIMRACIILHNMIVQDERDGYTPQDDSEWREREDPDDTFSTAPSTVGTMINVEITIRDRQLHQRLKDDLVQHIWRRCGRDEGNN; from the exons ATGAAGTTCAATATTTTCGGGAAACACATGATGCTCTCGGAAGGAAAAGTCTCTCTCCACTACAAAAGTGTACCGCCGCCATTCGTGTCTTGGCGTATGGTTCTGCAGCTGATACCGTCGACGAATACCTCCGGCTCGGTTCGTCAACAACTCG AGTGTCGTGGGTTTCCGGGGATGATAGGAAGCATCGATTGTATAcattgggagtggaagaatTGTCCCAGTGCTTGGAAAGGGCAATATGCTCGTGGTTCGGGTAAACCAACAATTGTTTTAGAGGCAGTTGCTTCATTCGATCTCTGGATATGGCATGCGTTTTTTGGACTTCCAGGTACATTAAATGATATCAATGTTCTTGATCGTTCACCGGTTTTTGATGACATAATAAACGGGCAAGCTCCGAATGTTACTTTCTATGTCAATGGAAGGCAATATGATATGGCTTACTATCTTACCGATGGTATATATCCGAAATGGGCAACTTTTATCCAATCTATTCCTCTACCACAAGGACCCAAAGCAGTTCTATTTGCTCAATGGCAAGAAGCTTACCGAAAAGATGTCGAGCGTGCTTTTGGAGTCTTGCAAGCTCGTTTTGCCATTGTTAAAAATCCAGTCTTGTTTTGGGATAGAGTCAAAATTGGAAAGATAATGCGAGCATGTATCATACTCCACAATATGATAGTACAAGACGAACGAGATGGATACACTCCACAAGATGATTCAGAgtggagagaaagagaagaccCCGATGACACGTTTTCTACAGCCCCTTCAACTGTCGGAACAATGATTAATGTTGAAATAACAATTCGTGATAGACAGTTGCATCAACGACTCAAAGATGATTTGGTTCAACATATATGGCGTAGATGTGGACGTGATGAAGGCAACAACTGA
- the LOC108840392 gene encoding uncharacterized protein LOC108840392 isoform X3 — MASSSQNNFDEAFDDAFEDTFDEAFDDGFDQAFEHLTIHLDQEERRQKRKKRAYIERHREEGHIRLWNDYFSETPTYLPNLFRRRFRMNKSLFMHIVDRLSNEVQYFRETHDALGRKSLSPLQKCTAAIRVLAYGSAADTVDEYLRLGSSTTRLCVENFVDGIINLFGEEYLRRPTEADLQRLLYVAECRGFPGMIGSIDCIHWEWKNCPSAWKGQYARGSGKPTIVLEAVASFDLWIWHAFFGLPGNMIWLTILPMVYIRNGQLLSNLFLYHKDPKQFYLLNGKKLTEKMSSVLLESCKLVLPLLKIQSCFGIESKLER, encoded by the exons atggcttcttcttctcaaaataattttgatgaaGCTTTTGATGATGCTTTTGAAGATACTTTTGATGAAGCTTTTGATGATGGTTTTGATCAAGCCTTTGAGCATTTAACCATTCATCTTGATCAAGAAGAACgaagacaaaaaagaaaaaaacgagcTTATATTGAAAGACATCGTGAAGAAGGACATATTCGTTTATGGAACGATTATTTCAGTGAAACTCCAACATATCTTCCTAATTTATTCCGACGACGTTTTAGAATGAACAAGTCATTGTTCATGCACATTGTTGATCGACTCTCCAATGAAGTTCAATATTTTCGGGAAACACATGATGCTCTCGGAAGGAAAAGTCTCTCTCCACTACAAAAGTGTACCGCCGCCATTCGTGTCTTGGCGTATGGTTCTGCAGCTGATACCGTCGACGAATACCTCCGGCTCGGTTCGTCAACAACTCGGTTATGTGTTGAAAACTTTGTGGATGGAATAATAAATTTGTTCGGCGAAGAGTACTTAAGAAGACCAACAGAGGCTGATCTTCAACGTCTACTTTATGTTGCAGAGTGTCGTGGGTTTCCGGGGATGATAGGAAGCATCGATTGTATAcattgggagtggaagaatTGTCCCAGTGCTTGGAAAGGGCAATATGCTCGTGGTTCGGGTAAACCAACAATTGTTTTAGAGGCAGTTGCTTCATTCGATCTCTGGATATGGCATGCGTTTTTTGGACTTCCAG GCAATATGATATGGCTTACTATCTTACCGATGGTATATATCCGAAATGGGCAACTTTTATCCAATCTATTCCTCTACCACAAGGACCCAAAGCAGTTCTATTTGCTCAATGGCAAGAAGCTTACCGAAAAGATGTCGAGCGTGCTTTTGGAGTCTTGCAAGCTCGTTTTGCCATTGTTAAAAATCCAGTCTTGTTTTGGGATAGAGTCAAAATTGGAAAGATAA